One window from the genome of Manis pentadactyla isolate mManPen7 chromosome 15, mManPen7.hap1, whole genome shotgun sequence encodes:
- the SIX5 gene encoding homeobox protein SIX5 gives MATLPAEPSAGPAAGGEAVAAAATEEEEEEARQLLQTLQAAEGEAAAAAGAGAGEAAAGAEGPGSPDVPGSPPEAAAEPPTGLRFSPEQVACVCEALLQAGHAGRLSRFLGALPPAERLRGSDPVLRARALVAFQRGEYAELYRLLESRPFPAAHHAFLQDLYLRARYHEAERARGRALGAVDKYRLRKKFPLPKTIWDGEETVYCFKERSRAALKACYRGNRYPTPDEKRRLATLTGLSLTQVSNWFKNRRQRDRTGGGCSMPCKSEADGNPATEDESSPSPEDLERGVAPMAADTPAQGSIFLAGSAPPAPRPASSSILVNGSFLAAGSSPAVLLNGSPVIINSLALGEASSLGPLLLTGAGGAPPPQPSSQGASEGKTSLVLDPQTGEVRLEEAQPEVPETKGTQLAASGPGGEEVPGPLPQVVPGHPPAATFPVPPGPVPSVAAPQVVPLSPPPGYPAGLGPTSPLLNLPQVVPTSQVVTLPQAVGPLQLLAAGPGSPVKVAAAAGPANVHLINSGVGVTALQLPSATAPGNFLLANPVSGSPIVTGVAVQQGKIILTATFPTSMLVSQVLPPAPSLALPLKPDTAISVPEGALPVAPSPALPEAHALSTLSVQQPSQPPAVPATTAAASLPFSDSSGFLPSFPAPPPEGLMLSPAAMPIWPAGLELSTGTEGLLEVEKGLGTQAPHTVLRLQDPDSEGLLLGATAGGEVDEGLEAETKVLTQLQSVPVEEPLEL, from the exons ATGGCTACCTTGCCTGCGGAGCCGAGCGCGGGGCCGGCGGCTGGGGGGGAGGCGGTGGCGGCGGCCGCGAccgaagaggaggaggaggaagcgcGTCAGCTCCTGCAGACTTTGCAGGCGGCCGAGGgtgaggcggcggcggcggccggggcCGGGGCGGGCGAAGCGGCGGCGGGAGCGGAGGGCCCGGGGTCCCCAGACGTCCCCGGGTCGCCCCCCGAGGCCGCTGCCGAGCCGCCCACGGGCCTCCGCTTCTCGCCCGAGCAGGTGGCGTGCGTATGCGAGGCGTTGCTACAGGCGGGCCACGCCGGCCGCTTGAGCCGCTTCCTGGGCGCACTGCCCCCGGCCGAGCGCCTACGTGGCAGCGATCCGGTGCTGCGCGCTCGGGCCCTGGTGGCCTTCCAGAGGGGCGAGTACGCCGAGCTCTACCGGCTGCTCGAGAGCCGCCCCTTCCCTGCCGCCCACCACGCCTTCCTGCAGGACCTCTACCTGCGCGCGCGCTACCACGAGGCCGAGCGAGCCCGCGGCCGCGCGCTGGGCGCAGTGGACAAGTACCGTCTGCGCAAGAAGTTCCCGCTGCCCAAGACCATATGGGACGGCGAGGAGACAGTCTACTGCTTCAAGGAGCGCTCCCGCGCCGCGCTCAAGGCCTGCTATCGGGGCAACCGCTACCCCACCCCGGACGAGAAGCGCCGGCTGGCCACGCTCACCGGCCTCTCGCTCACGCAGGTCAGCAACTGGTTCAAGAACCGACGACAGCGCGATCGGACTGGGGGCGGCTGCAGCATGCCCTGCAAGAG CGAGGCTGATGGGAACCCCGCTACAGAGGACGAGTCCAGCCCCAGTCCGGAGGACCTGGAGAGGGGCGTGGCTCCTATGGCTGCTGACACCCCGGCCCAGGGCTCCATATTCCTGGCCGGGTCTGCCCCTCCTGCACCACggcctgcctcctcctccatccTGGTGAATGGGAGTTTCCTGGCCGCGGGCAGCTCTCCAGCAGTGCTCCTCAATGGGAGTCCTGTCATCATCAACAGCCTGGCCCTGGGCGAGGCCTCCAGCTTGGGCCCCCTGCTGCTCACAGGGGCTGGGggtgcccctcccccacagcccagTTCCCAGGGGGCCAGCGAGGGCAAGACTTCCCTGGTCCTGGACCCTCAGACTGGGGAGGTTCGACTGGAGGAGGCTCAGCCTGAGGTCCCTGAGACCAAAGGTACCCAGCTGGCTGCTTCAGGGCCAGGCGGAGAGGAGGTCCCTGGGCCTCTGCCCCAAGTGGTACCTGGCCATCCACCTGCTGCCACCTTTCCTGTACCCCCAGGACCAGTGCCCTCTGTGGCTGCTCCACAAGTGGTGCCACTTTCCCCACCCCCAGGGTACCCTGCAGGCCTGGGCCCTACCTCCCCACTGTTGAACCTGCCCCAGGTGGTACCCACCTCACAGGTGGTGACCCTGCCCCAGGCTGTGGGGCCACTGCAGCTGTTGGCAGCTGGGCCAGGCAGCCCTGTGAAAGTGGCAGCTGCCGCAGGCCCTGCTAATGTGCACCTGATAAACTCCGGGGTGGGAGTGACTGCCCTGCAGCTGCCTTCAGCCACTGCCCCAG GAAACTTCCTCCTGGCCAACCCTGTGTCTGGCAGCCCCATCGTGACAGGAGTGGCTGTGCAGCAGGGCAAGATCATCCTCACGGCCACTTTCCCCACTAGCATGCTGGTCTCTCAggtcctgcctcctgcccccagcctggccctgcccctgaAGCCAGACACGGCCATCTCAGTGCCTGAAGGAGCCCTGCCGgtggcccccagccctgccctcccggAGGCCCATGCACTCAGCACACTCTCTGTGCAGCAGCCATCACAGCCACCAGCTGTCCCTGCCACCACTGCTGCTGCCAGCCTGCCCTTCTCAGACTCCTCAGGCTTCCTGCCCAGCTTCCCAGCGCCCCCACCTGAGGGGCTTATGCTGTCACCTGCAGCCATGCCCATCTGGCCAGCAGGGCTGGAACTGAGCACAGGCACAGAGGGGCTGCTAGAAGTGGAGAAGGGGCTGGGGACGCAGGCTCCTCACACTGTGCTGAGGCTGCAGGACCCTGACTCTGAGGGACTGCTCTTGGGGGCCACAGCTGGGGGCGAGGTTGACGAGGGGCTGGAAGCTGAGACCAAGGTCCTGACTCAGCTACAGTCCGTGCCTGTGGAAGAGCCCCTGGAACTGTGA